One Orcinus orca chromosome 7, mOrcOrc1.1, whole genome shotgun sequence genomic window carries:
- the LOC117200824 gene encoding uncharacterized protein LOC117200824 codes for MWWLRGPGRRPGGCRGRPDTPRVIAALGISASSGGLDREERPPALFFFPLEHVPRSPRRKWSLLLGRTLSLPNFPCVRGKVSLRAEVQAETSGLGAGGVDCLPPWCRDHLGASQVGFRLSPSRRAWHQNMEKELPSHCKGRTPGSPHWGHRDSDLRKHPSFPEPDECTLVSDTSQARFWDVCSDSLNDPGFLGQYLTSPVLQPLISDKAM; via the exons ATGTGGTGGCTCCGAGGGCCAGGGCGGCGCCCGGGGGGCTGCCGAGGACGGCCGGACACGCCCCGGGTGATCGCAGCTCTCGGGATCTCGGCCTCGTCCGGTGGACTAGACAGAGAGGAAAGGCCCCCTGCCCTGTTCTTTTTTCCGCTGGAGCACGTCCCACGTTCCCCTAGGAGGAAGTGGTCACTGCTACTCGGCCGGACCCTCTCTCTCCCCAACTTCCCCTGCGTTCGTGGGAAAGTGTCCCTGAGGGCTGAGGTTCAGGCAGAGACCTCGGGCCTGGGCGCTGGTGGTGTGGACTGCCTGCCCCCCTGGTGCAGGGACCACCTTGGCGCCTCCCAG GTGGGCTTCAGGCTCTCGCCCTCCAGGAGGGCTTGGCACCAAAACATGGAGAAGGAGCTGCCTTCCCACTGCAAGGGCAGGACTCCAGGGTCCCCGCACTGGGGGCACAGGGACAGTGACCTGCGCAAGCACCCCAGCTTCCCAGAGCCTGATGAGTGCACCCTTGTCTCTGACACCTCCCAGGCCAGGTTCTGGGATGTCTGCTCTGACTCCCTGAATGATCCTGGATTCTTGGGCCAGTATCTCACTTCTCCGGTACTGCAGCCTTTGATATCTGACAAGGCGA tgTAA